GCTACATTATTGGCCTTTGCCATGGCTTTTTTCAACAGCTCTTTTTCAAGCTCCTCAAAATTTATTCCTTCATCCGGTATTTCTATTTTAAGCACTCCATTACCCTCAGGAGTCCTAAGCTCTCCTTTGATATCATCCACACTTATAACGTCGTTGTCGGTCATCAGAACCGCCCGCTCTATGACCGAACTTAACTGCCGGATGTTGCCGGGCCAGTGGTAGTCCATCAACAGTCTCAGTGCTCCGTCACTTATGTCTGTTACTTGCTTGCCAAACTCCGCATTGTGTTTTTCTATGAAAAATTTAACTAAAAGCGGAATATCATCCTTTCGTTGGCTAAG
The genomic region above belongs to Nitrospirae bacterium YQR-1 and contains:
- a CDS encoding sigma 54-interacting transcriptional regulator — translated: RRLGGKENIKVNVRIIAATNKDLEKEISQGKFRDDLYYRLKVVTIELPSLSQRKDDIPLLVKFFIEKHNAEFGKQVTDISDGALRLLMDYHWPGNIRQLSSVIERAVLMTDNDVISVDDIKGELRTPEGNGVLKIEIPDEGINFEELEKELLKKAMAKANNVAARAARFLGMSYKTFWYRLEKFGLNTGSGAKPPRD